A DNA window from Pseudomonadota bacterium contains the following coding sequences:
- a CDS encoding cyanophycinase, with protein sequence MSTTTPWGTAFHEGSTGERDTVSTTPPWGTTPRPPRHREGQPCGAAPARAPHQGSTPRKNPQDWNRTAQKAAPAVPTSIHDAPTFIEKPEPMPHASSLRPDHWNSFQSCLTRLRSRRGRLVAFGGGRDPRGWVRPAFVHLAGGDAARIAIVPVASHREETAGMYVDMFSQLGARDIWVVDPEGEQADHPAVDDALAHASGIVLTGGDQKRLARQLRGTRALNALEQALERGTPVYTTSAGTMALSDVMIAGLDDEARVILEDGLSMLPGLTIETHVNTRNRHGRLTELLGRQVNALVVGLDEDTALVFEAHSSRALVLGTGSVVFLAREGAAANAPRFHAGDTIDLADFTP encoded by the coding sequence ATGTCCACCACGACACCGTGGGGGACAGCCTTCCACGAAGGCTCCACGGGCGAGCGCGACACCGTGTCCACCACGCCACCGTGGGGGACAACCCCGCGTCCACCACGACACCGTGAGGGACAACCCTGCGGAGCTGCACCAGCGAGGGCGCCACACCAAGGCAGCACACCACGCAAAAACCCGCAGGACTGGAACCGAACCGCGCAGAAAGCGGCGCCCGCCGTGCCCACTAGCATCCACGACGCCCCCACCTTCATCGAAAAGCCAGAGCCCATGCCCCACGCTTCCTCGCTCAGACCCGACCACTGGAACTCCTTCCAGTCCTGCCTCACGCGCCTTCGCTCTCGTCGCGGACGACTCGTTGCATTCGGGGGAGGGCGCGATCCGCGCGGCTGGGTGCGCCCTGCCTTCGTGCACCTCGCGGGAGGTGACGCTGCACGGATCGCCATCGTGCCCGTGGCCAGCCACCGCGAAGAGACGGCTGGGATGTACGTCGACATGTTCTCGCAGCTCGGCGCTCGCGACATCTGGGTGGTCGACCCCGAAGGCGAGCAGGCCGACCACCCAGCGGTGGACGACGCTCTCGCGCACGCCAGCGGCATCGTGCTGACCGGCGGCGATCAGAAACGCCTGGCCCGACAGCTCCGCGGAACACGTGCATTGAACGCCCTCGAGCAAGCACTCGAGCGTGGCACCCCCGTGTACACCACCAGCGCAGGCACCATGGCCTTGAGCGACGTCATGATTGCAGGCCTCGACGACGAGGCGCGGGTCATCCTCGAAGATGGTCTCAGCATGCTCCCTGGGCTCACCATCGAGACACACGTCAACACGCGGAACCGACACGGCCGGCTCACCGAGCTCCTCGGACGCCAGGTGAATGCACTGGTGGTCGGTCTCGACGAGGACACCGCCCTGGTCTTTGAAGCGCACTCCTCGAGAGCGCTCGTACTGGGAACAGGGAGCGTCGTGTTCCTGGCCCGCGAAGGCGCGGCGGCGAATGCGCCTCGCTTCCACGCGGGCGACACCATCGACCTGGCCGACTTCACCCCCTGA
- a CDS encoding DUF1794 domain-containing protein: MQPTEDIYTEPDDLDIDTLRNLGPLTALAGIFEGDSGADVHPSEDGAEGDAYVERYEAQPIDPQLNGPQVLYGLRYHTHIRKPGEIETFHDQVGYWLWEPATHTLIQTLTIPRGQTALAIGTAAPDARTFTLTATLGSPTSGISSAPFLDHAFKTTEYRITVSINDDGTWSYDQDTVMTVLGRTEPFHHTDRHTLRKVADPTPNPLAAAAQQR; encoded by the coding sequence ATGCAACCCACTGAAGACATCTACACCGAGCCGGACGATCTCGACATCGACACGCTGCGCAACCTGGGTCCGCTCACCGCGCTCGCAGGCATCTTCGAGGGCGACAGCGGCGCTGACGTGCACCCCTCGGAAGACGGCGCGGAGGGCGACGCCTACGTCGAGCGCTACGAGGCCCAGCCCATTGATCCCCAGCTCAACGGTCCACAGGTTCTCTATGGGCTGCGCTATCACACCCACATCCGAAAGCCCGGCGAGATCGAGACCTTTCATGACCAGGTGGGATACTGGCTCTGGGAACCCGCCACGCACACGCTCATCCAGACCCTCACCATCCCCCGCGGCCAGACCGCCCTCGCCATCGGAACAGCTGCGCCCGACGCGCGCACCTTCACGCTCACCGCCACCCTGGGCTCGCCGACCAGCGGCATCAGCTCGGCCCCTTTTCTCGACCACGCCTTCAAGACGACCGAGTACCGGATCACCGTTTCCATCAACGACGACGGCACCTGGTCGTACGATCAGGACACTGTCATGACCGTGCTCGGTCGCACAGAGCCGTTCCACCACACCGACCGACACACCTTGCGCAAGGTCGCCGATCCCACGCCCAACCCGTTGGCGGCGGCCGCGCAGCAGCGCTGA
- a CDS encoding DUF4236 domain-containing protein, translating to MGWSLHKSINFGPVRVNAGKTGLSFSVGQGPFRVGASTTGRTYGSATVPGTGLRYTQSFSKGTRPAEPTYLGWIAAAGMFIWQKFLKG from the coding sequence ATGGGCTGGAGCCTTCACAAGTCGATCAACTTCGGGCCCGTACGCGTGAACGCGGGAAAGACGGGGCTGAGCTTCTCCGTGGGACAGGGGCCGTTCCGCGTCGGCGCCTCCACAACAGGACGCACCTATGGCAGCGCCACGGTGCCCGGCACGGGCCTTCGCTACACCCAGTCGTTCAGCAAGGGCACGCGGCCCGCTGAGCCCACCTATCTCGGATGGATTGCCGCAGCCGGCATGTTCATCTGGCAGAAGTTCCTGAAAGGATGA